One genomic region from uncultured Subdoligranulum sp. encodes:
- a CDS encoding ABC transporter ATP-binding protein, translating into MLHITKEFPGIKANDDVSLQLRKGEIHALLGENGAGKSTLMSVLFGLYQPEKGVIKKNGQEVKINNPNDANALGIGMVHQHFKLVECFTVLDNIILGVEDTRHGFLRKDAARKKVMALSEKYGLRVDPDALVSDISVGMQQRVEILKMLYRDNDILIFDEPTAVLTPQEIEELMEIMRGFKQEGKSILFITHKLNEIMEVADRCTVLQKGRGIGTVEIANTTKEELSRMMVGRDVEFAVEKKPSEPGRTILEVDDLVVASKVHKNNAVKGVSFAVHAGEIVCVAGIEGNGQSELVYGLTGLEKVVSGTIKLNGQDITNAPIRTRSKDGMSHIPEDRHKHGLVLDYTLANNLVLQRYWEPQFQNHGFIKKNEVISYANRLIEQYDVRSGQGAQTIARSMSGGNQQKAIIAREVDKDPDLLVAVQPTRGLDVGAIEYIHKQIVAERDKGKAVLLISLELDEVMNLSDRILVMYEGQIVGEFDPHKTSVEELGLYMAGAKKQGEAKA; encoded by the coding sequence ATGCTGCACATCACCAAGGAATTTCCCGGTATCAAAGCAAATGATGACGTTAGTTTGCAACTTCGCAAGGGCGAAATCCATGCTCTTTTGGGTGAGAACGGTGCCGGAAAATCCACGTTGATGAGTGTGCTGTTCGGTTTGTACCAGCCGGAAAAAGGTGTTATCAAAAAGAACGGCCAGGAAGTCAAGATCAACAATCCCAACGATGCCAATGCATTGGGGATCGGTATGGTGCATCAGCACTTCAAACTGGTGGAATGCTTCACCGTACTGGATAACATCATTCTGGGCGTGGAAGATACCCGGCATGGATTTTTGCGCAAGGATGCGGCGCGCAAAAAGGTTATGGCGCTGAGCGAAAAGTATGGCCTGCGTGTGGATCCCGATGCGCTGGTCAGCGATATTTCGGTTGGCATGCAGCAGCGTGTTGAGATTCTGAAAATGCTCTACCGCGACAACGATATCCTGATTTTCGATGAGCCCACGGCGGTGCTGACCCCGCAGGAGATCGAAGAACTGATGGAGATCATGCGCGGCTTCAAGCAGGAAGGAAAAAGCATCCTCTTCATCACCCATAAGCTCAATGAGATCATGGAAGTGGCGGATCGCTGCACGGTCCTGCAGAAGGGCCGCGGGATCGGCACGGTGGAAATTGCAAACACCACCAAGGAAGAGCTCTCCCGCATGATGGTGGGCCGGGATGTGGAGTTTGCTGTGGAGAAGAAGCCTAGCGAACCGGGCCGGACCATCCTGGAAGTGGATGATCTGGTGGTAGCCAGCAAGGTCCACAAGAACAACGCTGTGAAGGGCGTATCCTTTGCGGTACACGCCGGCGAGATTGTCTGTGTGGCCGGTATTGAGGGCAATGGCCAGAGTGAACTGGTGTATGGTCTGACCGGCCTGGAAAAAGTGGTTTCCGGCACCATCAAGCTCAACGGGCAGGACATCACCAATGCGCCCATCCGTACCAGGTCCAAGGATGGTATGAGCCACATCCCGGAGGACCGCCACAAACATGGACTGGTACTGGACTATACGCTGGCCAACAATCTGGTCCTGCAGCGCTACTGGGAACCGCAGTTCCAGAATCACGGCTTCATCAAAAAGAACGAAGTCATTTCCTATGCCAATCGCCTGATCGAGCAGTACGATGTGCGCAGCGGCCAGGGCGCGCAGACCATCGCCCGCAGCATGTCGGGCGGCAACCAGCAGAAAGCCATCATCGCCCGCGAGGTCGACAAGGACCCGGACCTGCTGGTGGCTGTGCAGCCGACCCGCGGACTGGACGTAGGTGCCATCGAGTATATCCACAAACAGATCGTGGCAGAGCGTGACAAAGGAAAGGCCGTTCTGCTCATCAGTCTGGAACTGGACGAAGTAATGAATCTTTCTGACCGCATTCTGGTAATGTATGAGGGTCAGATTGTGGGCGAGTTTGATCCGCACAAGACATCTGTCGAAGAACTGGGCCTGTATATGGCAGGCGCGAAGAAGCAGGGGGAGGCGAAAGCATGA
- a CDS encoding BMP family ABC transporter substrate-binding protein, with amino-acid sequence MKKFLALVLAGCMALSLAACGGASASSAAASEGASTEATAESSSGSKTDVAFVTDVGNIDDQSFNQYTWQGVQDFCAANGLNANYYRPTEDSDAARLEQMDNAVNDGAKAIVVAGYLFGTSIAEAQAKYPDVQFLALDVATTDLSADGSAQPAANTALITYKEEQAGYLAGYAAVYDGYKELGFLGGMAVPAVIRYGYGFVQGADAAAKELGETDVNIKYWYSGGFAATDEVKNKMDGWYSEGTEVVFACGGPVCQSCDAAAQANGGKMIGVDVDQSGQFDTVITSAMKALANSVNVALTDAMDNGWKFTDAYAAKQTVLGAAEDCVGLPMETSKFTKFTQEQYDKLYQEIVDGTLVVDDSFDTASTPAVTNVNVDYQG; translated from the coding sequence ATGAAAAAGTTCCTTGCATTGGTTCTGGCCGGTTGCATGGCACTCTCTCTGGCTGCCTGCGGCGGGGCTTCTGCCTCCTCCGCGGCCGCTTCTGAAGGCGCCAGCACCGAAGCTACGGCGGAAAGCAGCAGCGGCAGCAAGACCGATGTGGCTTTCGTCACGGATGTCGGCAACATCGATGACCAGTCCTTCAACCAGTATACCTGGCAGGGTGTGCAGGATTTCTGCGCAGCCAACGGTCTGAATGCCAACTACTACCGTCCCACCGAGGACTCCGACGCTGCCCGCCTGGAACAGATGGACAATGCGGTGAATGACGGCGCCAAGGCGATCGTTGTGGCCGGTTATCTGTTCGGCACCTCCATTGCCGAGGCGCAGGCCAAGTATCCCGATGTGCAGTTCCTCGCGCTGGACGTTGCTACCACCGACCTGAGTGCTGACGGCAGTGCGCAGCCCGCCGCCAACACCGCGCTGATCACCTACAAGGAAGAGCAGGCCGGTTACCTGGCTGGCTACGCCGCTGTGTACGACGGTTACAAGGAGCTGGGCTTCCTGGGCGGCATGGCTGTTCCCGCCGTCATCCGTTACGGCTACGGCTTTGTGCAGGGCGCTGACGCCGCTGCCAAGGAACTGGGCGAGACGGATGTCAACATCAAGTACTGGTACTCCGGCGGCTTTGCTGCTACCGATGAGGTCAAGAACAAGATGGATGGTTGGTACTCCGAGGGTACTGAAGTGGTCTTCGCTTGCGGCGGCCCTGTCTGTCAGAGCTGTGACGCGGCTGCGCAGGCCAACGGCGGCAAGATGATCGGCGTTGACGTTGACCAGTCCGGCCAGTTTGACACCGTCATCACCTCTGCCATGAAGGCCCTTGCCAACTCCGTCAACGTGGCCCTGACCGATGCCATGGACAATGGCTGGAAGTTCACCGATGCCTACGCCGCCAAGCAGACCGTTCTGGGCGCCGCTGAGGACTGCGTCGGCCTGCCGATGGAAACCAGCAAGTTCACCAAGTTCACCCAGGAGCAGTACGACAAGCTGTACCAGGAAATCGTCGACGGCACCCTCGTCGTGGACGACAGCTTCGACACCGCTTCGACCCCGGCTGTGACCAATGTGAACGTGGACTACCAGGGCTAA
- a CDS encoding BMP family ABC transporter substrate-binding protein — protein MKKVVALFLSVLMLLSLAACTAGENTREEPQFTVPLDDDSYVFQANPEAAPLPGGSVIALAAESSSLESGAEALLWKGIQTFASNFGYTAQSFTYGDGETNTAEDALRNAAQSGATLVVCRGEEMAKALFQIQANFPGVHYLLFDGEPHNEDYTVYTTESNVHCVQFQEEQAGYLAGYAAVTEGYTTLGFVGSDELPDVVRYCTGYLQGAEAAAEEQGEEVSMRVWYTGDIDDQNLVVSRLTDWFNNGTGLILANGDDLVQRAVDAANQTGGRVFATDWDQNALGERVLDSAVKCYNAAVQRQLYAFFTSNSTWSQEAAGQTEKLGYTDGSVALAGSTWRFNTFTQQDYERVYEELRNSDRKVETYSDMDTLPETPSVTLEVQN, from the coding sequence ATGAAAAAAGTTGTTGCCCTGTTTCTTTCTGTTCTGATGCTTTTGTCTCTGGCCGCCTGCACCGCGGGGGAAAATACCCGGGAGGAGCCTCAGTTCACGGTGCCTCTGGATGATGATTCCTACGTGTTTCAGGCGAATCCCGAGGCGGCGCCGCTGCCTGGCGGTTCCGTCATTGCGCTGGCTGCGGAGAGCAGCAGTCTGGAATCCGGTGCCGAGGCACTGCTCTGGAAAGGTATCCAGACCTTTGCATCCAATTTCGGCTATACAGCGCAGTCCTTTACCTACGGAGACGGCGAGACCAATACGGCAGAGGATGCGCTGCGCAACGCTGCCCAGAGTGGCGCAACGCTGGTGGTTTGCCGCGGGGAGGAGATGGCGAAGGCTCTGTTCCAGATTCAGGCCAACTTCCCCGGCGTGCATTACCTGTTGTTTGACGGAGAGCCACACAATGAGGATTACACGGTATACACCACAGAGTCCAACGTGCATTGTGTTCAGTTCCAGGAGGAGCAGGCCGGCTATCTGGCCGGTTATGCGGCAGTGACGGAAGGCTACACGACGCTGGGCTTCGTGGGAAGCGATGAACTGCCGGATGTGGTGCGCTATTGCACCGGGTATCTCCAGGGCGCCGAGGCGGCAGCCGAAGAGCAGGGCGAAGAAGTGTCCATGCGTGTGTGGTATACCGGCGACATCGACGACCAGAACCTGGTGGTTTCCCGTCTGACCGACTGGTTCAATAACGGTACCGGGTTGATCCTGGCCAATGGAGATGATCTGGTACAGCGTGCTGTGGATGCGGCCAACCAGACCGGCGGCCGGGTATTTGCCACAGACTGGGATCAGAATGCACTGGGAGAGCGTGTGCTGGACAGTGCGGTCAAATGCTACAATGCGGCGGTACAGCGGCAGCTGTATGCATTCTTTACTTCCAACAGCACCTGGAGCCAGGAAGCAGCCGGGCAGACCGAAAAACTCGGCTACACCGATGGCAGCGTCGCGCTGGCCGGTTCCACCTGGCGGTTCAATACCTTTACCCAGCAGGACTATGAGCGCGTATATGAAGAACTGCGCAACAGTGACCGAAAGGTAGAGACCTATTCCGACATGGATACCTTGCCGGAAACGCCCTCCGTCACGTTGGAAGTCCAGAACTGA
- a CDS encoding cytidine deaminase: MEKAQIQSLIRQAFAARKFAYTPYSHFQVGAALLTRDGKVYTGCNIENAGYTPTNCAERTALFKAVSEGERAFSAIAIVGSLEGKVNTLVTGPCGVCRQALFEFGGPSLTVIMARSEEDYIVTTLGELLPYGFGPANLETNPASQSSM; this comes from the coding sequence ATGGAAAAAGCACAGATTCAGTCGCTGATCCGACAGGCTTTCGCCGCACGTAAATTTGCCTATACGCCGTACTCCCATTTTCAGGTGGGGGCGGCCCTGCTGACCCGGGACGGCAAGGTATACACCGGCTGCAATATCGAGAATGCCGGCTATACCCCCACAAACTGCGCGGAGCGCACCGCTCTGTTCAAAGCAGTCAGTGAAGGCGAGCGGGCGTTTTCCGCCATTGCCATTGTGGGCAGCCTGGAGGGAAAGGTCAACACGCTGGTCACCGGTCCCTGCGGCGTCTGCCGGCAGGCACTGTTTGAGTTTGGCGGTCCTTCCCTTACGGTGATCATGGCCCGCTCGGAGGAGGATTACATTGTGACGACACTGGGGGAGTTGCTGCCCTATGGATTCGGCCCGGCCAACCTGGAGACAAATCCCGCCTCCCAATCCTCGATGTAA
- the deoD gene encoding purine-nucleoside phosphorylase: MSTPHNRAEKGDFAKTVLMPGDPLRAKFIAETFLENPRLVTDVRGMLGYTGTYQGRPISVMGSGMGMPSIGIYSYELYSQYGVENIIRIGSAGSYTDKAKLFDVVLADGAYSESNYAVTQSGDTDDIQKPSAELNAALKASAAAQGIALIEGNIHSADVFYREPSDEKPAYWERLRDEKGCLAVEMESFALFHNAKVLGKRAACLLTISDSFVSPEITTAEQRQTSFTAMMKVALGVDAYLEK, encoded by the coding sequence ATGTCTACCCCACATAACCGTGCTGAAAAAGGCGATTTTGCCAAAACCGTTCTGATGCCCGGCGATCCGCTGCGTGCCAAGTTTATTGCGGAGACCTTCCTGGAAAATCCCCGCCTCGTCACCGATGTCCGCGGAATGCTCGGCTACACCGGTACCTACCAGGGCCGCCCCATCAGCGTAATGGGCAGCGGTATGGGAATGCCCTCCATCGGCATCTATTCCTATGAACTGTACAGCCAGTACGGCGTGGAAAACATTATCCGCATCGGTTCGGCCGGTTCCTATACCGACAAGGCCAAGCTCTTTGATGTGGTGCTGGCGGATGGAGCCTATTCGGAAAGCAACTACGCCGTCACTCAGAGCGGTGACACCGACGACATTCAGAAGCCCAGCGCTGAACTGAATGCCGCGCTGAAGGCCAGCGCAGCGGCACAGGGCATTGCCTTGATCGAGGGCAATATCCATTCTGCCGATGTCTTTTACCGGGAGCCCAGCGATGAAAAGCCTGCTTACTGGGAGCGTCTGCGCGACGAGAAAGGCTGTCTGGCTGTGGAGATGGAGAGCTTTGCCCTGTTCCACAACGCCAAGGTGCTGGGCAAGCGGGCGGCCTGCCTGCTGACCATCTCGGACAGCTTTGTGTCGCCTGAAATCACCACTGCGGAGCAGCGGCAGACCAGCTTCACCGCCATGATGAAGGTGGCGCTGGGCGTGGATGCCTATCTGGAGAAGTAA
- a CDS encoding radical SAM protein: MSLPHHCRLCPRACGADRAAGQTGYCGADDRLMVARAALHHWEEPCLSGAPDDTRGSGTVFFSGCALRCCYCQNYPISQEGVGKAITVERLAEIFLRLQRDGARNINLVTATQYLPQVRRALDLARADGLVLPIVYNTGGYETVAAVKALTGYVDIWLTDFKYADPALADRLSAAPDYPAVAEAALRQMLLQTGAPVYDKEGFLQRGVIVRHLALPGCVQDSRAVLATLAHLQQETGIPFVPSLMSQFTPFYKAAEHGLGRRITTYEYRQVIDEAIRLGLTDGYMQEKSSAREEYTPPFDLEGV; encoded by the coding sequence ATGTCCTTACCCCATCACTGCCGTCTCTGTCCCCGCGCCTGCGGTGCAGACCGGGCCGCGGGCCAGACCGGCTATTGCGGCGCCGATGACCGCCTTATGGTGGCACGTGCCGCCCTTCACCACTGGGAGGAACCCTGCCTGAGCGGTGCGCCGGACGACACCCGCGGCAGCGGCACGGTCTTCTTCAGCGGCTGTGCGCTGCGCTGCTGCTATTGCCAGAATTACCCCATCAGCCAGGAAGGAGTGGGGAAAGCCATCACGGTGGAACGGCTGGCCGAAATATTTCTGCGTCTGCAGCGTGACGGTGCCCGCAACATCAACCTGGTCACCGCCACGCAGTATCTGCCCCAGGTGCGCCGGGCATTGGATCTTGCCCGTGCAGACGGGCTGGTGCTGCCCATCGTCTACAATACCGGCGGATATGAAACCGTGGCCGCCGTCAAGGCGCTGACCGGATATGTGGACATCTGGCTGACCGATTTCAAATATGCCGATCCTGCACTGGCCGACCGTCTTTCCGCGGCGCCGGACTATCCCGCCGTGGCAGAGGCCGCCCTGCGCCAGATGCTTCTGCAGACCGGTGCGCCTGTCTATGACAAGGAAGGCTTTTTGCAGCGCGGTGTCATCGTCCGTCACCTGGCACTGCCGGGCTGCGTGCAGGACAGCCGCGCCGTTCTCGCCACGCTGGCCCACCTACAGCAGGAGACCGGTATTCCCTTTGTGCCCAGCCTGATGAGCCAGTTCACACCTTTTTATAAGGCAGCGGAACACGGTCTTGGCCGGCGCATCACCACCTACGAATACCGGCAGGTCATCGATGAAGCCATCCGTCTGGGACTCACCGACGGTTACATGCAGGAAAAAAGCAGCGCCCGGGAGGAATACACACCGCCCTTTGATCTGGAGGGGGTATGA
- a CDS encoding glycoside hydrolase family 25 protein — protein sequence MAVFQNGIDVSRYQGNVNWSKVAAAGKDFAIVRLGSSNSGGLYVDPYFLQNVNGAHAAGLRVGAYYYTYARTQSAVANELSLFMNALQGLQLEYPVFVDVEDSSLTSLGRTQLTSLVRYAMDILYQRKWYAGWYSYTNYINNYLNAAELSAYPLWVADYRSTLGYSGPYAMWQYSGSGTVNGISGACDLNRSYRDFLPVIQSGGYNNYGPTGPLMQNVSGYTLVVFNARTEYFYTPNFNDVVGYLPLGRYNVTQRSTQKYNGYDWVIFDYNGGSYWTAVLGDRNRLERTG from the coding sequence ATGGCTGTGTTTCAGAACGGCATTGACGTTTCCCGTTATCAGGGCAATGTCAACTGGTCCAAAGTGGCCGCTGCCGGAAAAGATTTTGCGATTGTGCGTCTCGGTTCCAGCAACAGCGGCGGTCTGTATGTGGACCCCTATTTTCTGCAGAATGTCAACGGCGCCCACGCGGCCGGTCTGCGTGTTGGTGCCTACTATTATACCTATGCCCGTACCCAAAGCGCCGTGGCGAATGAACTATCACTTTTCATGAACGCGCTGCAGGGGCTGCAGCTGGAGTACCCCGTCTTCGTGGACGTGGAGGATTCCAGCCTGACCAGCCTGGGCCGCACCCAGCTGACCAGCCTGGTGCGTTACGCCATGGATATCCTGTACCAGCGCAAATGGTACGCCGGCTGGTACAGCTATACCAATTATATAAACAACTACCTCAATGCCGCAGAACTCAGCGCCTACCCCCTGTGGGTTGCCGACTACCGCTCCACGCTGGGCTACAGCGGCCCTTATGCCATGTGGCAGTATTCCGGCAGCGGCACGGTAAACGGCATTTCCGGCGCCTGCGACCTCAACCGAAGCTACCGGGATTTCCTGCCCGTCATTCAGTCCGGCGGATACAACAACTACGGCCCCACCGGTCCTCTGATGCAGAATGTCAGCGGATATACGCTGGTCGTTTTCAATGCACGCACCGAATACTTCTATACCCCCAATTTCAACGACGTGGTCGGGTATCTGCCTCTGGGCCGCTACAATGTCACCCAGCGCAGCACACAAAAGTACAACGGCTATGACTGGGTGATCTTCGACTACAACGGAGGCTCCTACTGGACAGCCGTGCTGGGTGATCGGAACCGTCTGGAGAGAACCGGTTGA
- a CDS encoding toprim domain-containing protein, translating into MAKKQQEYGNDSIRQLKGADRVRKRPAVIFGSDGVEGCAHSIFEIISNSIDEARDGYGNRINVTLFPDHVVEVEDFGRGIPVDYNKAEQRWNWDLVFCELYAGGKYAEGGGNYDFSLGLNGLGLCATQYASEWMTADIYRDGFHYHLDFKKGENVGGLQKEEYKGRRTGSVIRWKPDTEVFTDIAVPAETFQDMLRRQAVVNDGVTLVFTDKTGKEVQKYEYLYEHGITDYANEIVGDKGLTPVHFCSGSATGRDRADQPEYQVKMNVAFAFSNTVQALEYYHNSSWLEHGGSPDRAVRSAFVSQINAWLKSKGLYKKNESAITFSDVQDCLVLVSSSFSTRTSYENQTKKAITNKFVAQAMTEFLKHQLEVYFIEHPDEAEKACKQVLINKQSREHAEKARITIKKTMTQQMDLANRVQKFVDCRTKDASRRELYIVEGDSAMGAVKQSRDSEFQAIMPIRGKILNCLKADYARIFKSDIITDLIRVMGCGVELGGSHNKDLASFNLDNLRFNKVVICTDADVDGYQIRTLVLTMLYRLTPTLINKGYVYIAESPLYEINTKNKTYFAYTEPEKADILRRIEGEKYTIQRSKGLGENDPEMMWLTTMSPESRRLIKVLPTDAERTAQVFDLLLGDNLQGRKEHIAEHGAEYLDDLDVS; encoded by the coding sequence ATGGCAAAAAAACAACAGGAATACGGCAATGACAGCATCCGTCAGTTGAAAGGTGCCGACCGTGTGCGCAAGCGCCCGGCCGTCATCTTTGGTTCTGACGGCGTGGAAGGCTGCGCCCATTCCATTTTTGAAATCATTTCCAACTCCATCGACGAAGCGCGCGACGGCTACGGCAACCGCATCAATGTGACGCTGTTTCCCGACCACGTGGTGGAAGTCGAAGACTTCGGCCGCGGCATCCCGGTGGATTACAACAAGGCCGAGCAGCGCTGGAACTGGGATCTTGTTTTCTGTGAACTGTACGCCGGCGGCAAGTACGCCGAAGGCGGCGGCAACTATGACTTCAGCCTGGGCCTGAATGGTCTGGGCCTTTGTGCCACCCAGTATGCCAGTGAATGGATGACCGCCGATATCTACCGCGACGGGTTCCACTATCACCTGGACTTCAAAAAGGGCGAAAACGTGGGCGGGCTTCAGAAAGAGGAATACAAGGGCCGGCGCACCGGTTCGGTCATCCGCTGGAAGCCCGATACTGAAGTTTTCACCGACATTGCTGTGCCGGCCGAAACGTTTCAGGACATGCTGCGTCGTCAGGCCGTCGTCAACGATGGTGTCACCCTTGTGTTCACCGACAAGACCGGCAAAGAAGTCCAGAAGTATGAGTATCTCTACGAGCACGGCATCACCGACTATGCCAATGAGATTGTGGGCGACAAGGGCCTGACCCCGGTACACTTCTGTTCCGGCTCCGCCACCGGCCGTGACCGTGCCGATCAGCCGGAATACCAGGTCAAGATGAATGTGGCCTTTGCCTTCTCCAACACCGTGCAGGCACTGGAATACTACCACAACTCCAGCTGGCTGGAGCACGGCGGCAGCCCTGACCGGGCTGTGCGCAGCGCCTTCGTCAGCCAGATCAATGCCTGGCTGAAAAGCAAGGGGCTTTACAAGAAAAACGAGAGTGCCATCACCTTCTCCGACGTGCAGGATTGCCTGGTGCTGGTTTCCTCCAGCTTCTCCACCCGGACCAGCTACGAGAACCAGACCAAAAAGGCCATCACCAACAAGTTTGTGGCCCAGGCCATGACCGAATTTCTCAAACACCAGCTGGAAGTCTATTTCATCGAGCATCCCGACGAGGCCGAAAAAGCCTGCAAGCAGGTCCTCATCAACAAGCAGAGCCGGGAGCACGCCGAAAAGGCCCGCATCACCATCAAGAAGACGATGACCCAGCAGATGGACCTGGCCAACCGGGTGCAGAAGTTTGTGGACTGCCGCACCAAGGACGCCTCCCGCCGTGAGCTGTACATCGTGGAGGGCGATTCGGCCATGGGCGCCGTCAAGCAGAGCCGGGATTCCGAATTCCAGGCCATCATGCCCATCCGCGGCAAGATTCTGAACTGTCTGAAGGCCGACTATGCCCGCATCTTCAAGTCCGATATCATCACCGACCTGATCCGCGTCATGGGCTGCGGCGTGGAACTGGGCGGCAGCCACAACAAGGATCTGGCCAGCTTCAATCTGGACAATCTTCGGTTCAACAAGGTCGTGATCTGTACCGATGCCGATGTGGACGGTTACCAGATCCGCACGCTGGTACTGACCATGCTCTACCGGCTGACGCCCACCCTGATCAATAAGGGCTATGTCTATATTGCGGAGTCGCCTCTGTACGAGATCAACACCAAAAACAAAACCTACTTTGCCTATACCGAGCCGGAAAAGGCCGATATTCTGCGCCGCATCGAGGGCGAAAAGTATACGATCCAGCGCTCCAAAGGTCTGGGCGAGAACGATCCCGAAATGATGTGGCTGACCACCATGAGCCCGGAGAGCCGCCGCCTGATCAAGGTGCTGCCTACCGACGCGGAGCGCACCGCGCAGGTCTTTGACCTGCTGCTGGGAGACAATCTCCAGGGCCGCAAAGAACATATTGCCGAGCATGGCGCCGAATACCTGGACGATCTGGATGTAAGCTGA